One Natator depressus isolate rNatDep1 chromosome 13, rNatDep2.hap1, whole genome shotgun sequence genomic region harbors:
- the PSMB11 gene encoding proteasome subunit beta type-11, producing MALQDLLCCRPRSPPPPWPLPPPCLVPADTPCPLPHGTTTLAFRLAQGVVAAADTRSSCGTYVACPASRKVLPVHARLLATTSGTSADCATWLRALRCQLALRRQEDGREPGVAEAAALLAGGLRAWRGRGLCVAVALCGWDRAGPGLWYVYSDGTRLPLDVVAVGSGSPYAYGLLDGAYRPDMPPAAAYALARRAVAHAARRDAYSGGCVDVFHVRRSGWVWVSRGDAGELGGLARALGPTEEEEGAEQTSVDQYKPAGTSLEHH from the coding sequence ATGGCTCTGCAGGACTTACTGTgctgccggccccgctccccGCCGCCCCCGTGGCCCCTGCCACCCCCCTGCCTGGTGCCTGctgacaccccctgccccctgccccacggcaCCACCACGCTGGCCTTCCGGCTGGCCCAGGGCGTGGTGGCAGCAGCTGACACCCGCTCATCCTGCGGCACCTACGTGGCCTGCCCGGCCTCCCGCAAGGTGCTGCCCGTCCACGCCCGGCTGCTGGCCACCACCTCGGGGACCTCGGCCGACTGCGCCACGTGGCTGCGGGCCCTGCGCTGCCAGCTGGCCCTGCGGCGCCAGGAGGATGGGCGGGAGCCGGGCGTGGCCGAGGCGGCGGCGCTGCTGGCGGGCGGGCTGCGGGCGTGGCGGGGACGCGGGCTGTGCGTGGCCGTGGCGCTTTGCGGCTGGGACCGCGCCGGCCCTGGCCTCTGGTACGTCTACAGCGACGGCACCCGCCTGCCCCTGGACGTGGTGGCCGTGGGCTCCGGCTCGCCCTACGCCTACGGGCTGCTGGACGGGGCCTACCGCCCTGACATGCCGCCCGCCGCCGCCTACGCCCTCGCCCGCCGCGCCGTGGCCCACGCCGCCCGCCGCGACGCCTACTCCGGGGGCTGCGTCGACGTCTTCCACGTGCGCCGgagcggctgggtctgggtgtCCCGCGGCGAcgcgggggagctggggggcctgGCCCGGGCACTGGGGCCcaccgaggaggaggagggagcagagcagacCAGTGTGGACCAGTATAAACCAGCAGGAACCAGCCTGGAGCATCATTAG